The window GTTCATCGCAAATCGTCTTAAAGAATGATGAGATCCTTCTAGGCGGCCGGACCTCGCCGTGCGTAGTTTGCCGCTGTTACCCCATGGACCCCTTACGCGTCGCCGTTTTCGGCTGTGGCTTCTGGAGCCGCTTTCAAATTCCTGCCTGGCTTGAGCTGCCCGGTACAGAGTGCGTGGCCGTTTGTGATCTGAATCTTGATCAAGCTAACGCCGTGGCGGACCGGTTCGGCGTGCCGAAACGGTTTCAAAACCCGGAACAGCTTTTGCAGGAGGTCCGGCCTGACGTCGTGGATGTAATCACCAGTCCGGCCACCCACCGCGACCTGGTCGAACTCGCCGTCCGGTACCGGATTCCGGTGATTTGCCAAAAGCCGATGGCCAATGACCTTGAAACCGCACAGGCAATGGTACAGCTCTGCCGCACCGCCGGGGTACCCTTTTTCATTCATGAAAACTGGCGCTGGCAGCGCCCGCTTCGTGAAGTAAAGAAAATCCTGGACGAAGGCCGCATCGGAATACCGTTTCGAGCCCGGATCGATTTCAATTCAAGTTTTCCGGTATTCGAGAACCAGCCGTTTCTGCGTGAGTTAGAACAATTCATCTTGTCGGACGTCGGTACCCACATTCTCGACGTGGCGCGCTTTCTGTTCGGCGAGGCCGAACGGCTGACGTGCCAGACGCACCGCGTTAACGAAACGATCCGGGGCGAAGATGTGGCTACCGTGCTGATGCAGATGAAGAACGGCATGACGGTTAGCTGCACGCTGAGCTATGCCAGCCGCCTGGAATTTGAGCGGTTCCCGGAGACCTTTCTGCTGATTGAAGGCAGTCGCGGTTCCATTGAACTCGCCCCGGATTTCTGGGTCCGGGTCACCGACCAGGAAGGCACAAATGCAAGGCGTCACCCGTCGCCGGTTTACTCCTGGGCGGATCCTAACTACGCCTTGATTCATGCCAGCATCGTGGAGTGCCACCGAAATCTGGTCGGCGGCTTGCGCGGGGGTGCGCCCGCCGAGACCACCGGCGCCGATAATTTACGCACCCTGCAACTCGTGTTCGGGGCGTACGAGAGCGCGCGCCTCAACCAGACTTTGACCATCCAACCACAATGAATATCACCCTTTTAGGAGCCGGGGGAAAGATGGGCGGTCGTATCACCGCCAATCTCCATCACCTATCCCAGTACAAAATTGACTACGTCGAGGCCAGTGAGGAACGACGCCGGCAA of the Verrucomicrobiota bacterium genome contains:
- a CDS encoding Gfo/Idh/MocA family oxidoreductase translates to MDPLRVAVFGCGFWSRFQIPAWLELPGTECVAVCDLNLDQANAVADRFGVPKRFQNPEQLLQEVRPDVVDVITSPATHRDLVELAVRYRIPVICQKPMANDLETAQAMVQLCRTAGVPFFIHENWRWQRPLREVKKILDEGRIGIPFRARIDFNSSFPVFENQPFLRELEQFILSDVGTHILDVARFLFGEAERLTCQTHRVNETIRGEDVATVLMQMKNGMTVSCTLSYASRLEFERFPETFLLIEGSRGSIELAPDFWVRVTDQEGTNARRHPSPVYSWADPNYALIHASIVECHRNLVGGLRGGAPAETTGADNLRTLQLVFGAYESARLNQTLTIQPQ